In Bacillus sp. NP247, one DNA window encodes the following:
- the minD gene encoding septum site-determining protein MinD, giving the protein MGEAIVITSGKGGVGKTTTSANIGTALALSGKKVCLIDTDIGLRNLDVVMGLENRIVFDLVDVVEGRCRLPQALIKDKRFDDLYLLPAAQTSDKSAVTPEQMDELIQVLRQDYDYILIDCPAGIEQGFKNAVAGADKAIVVTTPEVSSMRDADRIIGLLEKEDIEPPKLVINRVRSHMLHEQDMLDVDEIVRTLSIELLGVVEDDDEVIRATNTGEPVALQPSGKAAIAYRNIARRLLGENVPLQAFEQEKVSVFTKMKNFFGIR; this is encoded by the coding sequence GTGGGAGAGGCAATAGTAATTACATCTGGAAAAGGCGGAGTAGGTAAAACTACAACGTCTGCGAACATTGGTACAGCCCTTGCGTTATCTGGAAAAAAAGTGTGTTTAATTGATACAGATATCGGTTTACGCAATTTAGACGTAGTAATGGGGCTGGAAAATCGTATTGTATTTGATCTTGTTGATGTCGTTGAAGGGCGTTGTCGTTTACCTCAGGCTCTTATTAAAGATAAGCGTTTTGATGATCTTTATTTATTACCTGCAGCACAAACGAGCGATAAATCAGCGGTAACACCTGAACAAATGGATGAATTAATACAAGTATTACGTCAAGATTATGATTACATATTAATTGATTGTCCTGCGGGGATTGAGCAGGGATTTAAAAATGCAGTAGCAGGTGCGGATAAAGCAATCGTTGTAACAACACCAGAAGTATCCTCAATGCGTGATGCGGATCGTATTATCGGGCTTTTAGAGAAAGAGGATATTGAACCACCGAAACTTGTCATTAATCGTGTGCGTAGTCATATGCTTCATGAACAGGATATGTTAGACGTTGATGAAATCGTACGTACACTGTCAATCGAGCTTCTTGGGGTTGTCGAGGATGATGATGAAGTTATTCGTGCTACGAATACAGGTGAACCTGTTGCACTGCAACCTAGTGGGAAAGCAGCAATAGCTTATCGTAATATTGCAAGACGCTTATTAGGTGAGAATGTACCATTACAAGCATTTGAACAAGAAAAAGTATCGGTATTTACAAAGATGAAGAATTTCTTTGGAATCCGTTAA
- the minC gene encoding septum site-determining protein MinC, translating into MEEKKQHNVTIKGTKDGITLHLDDCCSFSELLKELDEKLSTHYYDGDGRSLIEVRVKVGNRYLTEVQQEGIRTLIRNKKNLVVESIESDVITKAEAIAWKEETEIVPISKIVRSGQVLHVKGNLLLIGDVNPGGTVIAGGNIFVVGSLRGIAHAGYDGDSEAVIAASIMTPMQLRISDVTMRAPEEKEDGAEAAECAYINENNHIVVDRLQLLTHLRPNLTKLERGIV; encoded by the coding sequence GTGGAAGAAAAAAAGCAACACAATGTAACGATAAAAGGGACAAAAGATGGAATAACGCTTCATTTAGATGATTGCTGTTCATTCTCTGAACTACTAAAAGAATTGGATGAAAAGCTTTCTACACATTACTATGACGGTGACGGACGTTCTTTAATTGAAGTGCGTGTTAAAGTAGGAAATCGCTATTTAACAGAAGTACAACAAGAAGGGATTCGTACGTTAATTCGGAATAAGAAGAACCTTGTTGTAGAATCAATCGAAAGTGATGTTATAACAAAAGCAGAAGCAATAGCTTGGAAAGAAGAAACAGAAATTGTCCCTATTTCCAAAATTGTTCGCTCTGGACAAGTGTTACATGTAAAAGGCAATTTATTATTAATTGGAGATGTTAATCCAGGCGGAACGGTTATCGCTGGGGGGAATATTTTTGTCGTGGGATCATTAAGAGGAATTGCACATGCGGGGTATGATGGAGATTCAGAAGCTGTTATTGCTGCATCTATTATGACCCCTATGCAACTCCGAATTAGTGATGTGACAATGCGGGCTCCGGAAGAGAAAGAAGACGGAGCAGAGGCGGCAGAATGTGCGTACATTAATGAGAACAATCACATTGTTGTCGATCGCCTGCAACTTCTCACTCATCTTAGACCTAATTTAACAAAGTTAGAAAGGGGAATTGTATAG
- the mreD gene encoding rod shape-determining protein MreD, with protein sequence MMKVLKRAALPLLLLFVFLFENMFSTVVPTDVFWKGSIAAPHFFIIVLCFITVYYSPAQGIYYGLLFGFLFDTVYTELVGIYIFAYPILAYLVYSVMKVLQLNLFIVASIVLAGIAALEYYVYGFLTLLGRTHMSASVFFTDRLLATLLLNGIFLLIVCFPLRRYLVRLSKAMEEKEKRIF encoded by the coding sequence ATGATGAAGGTTTTAAAAAGAGCAGCTCTTCCTCTTTTGCTCCTTTTTGTTTTTTTATTTGAAAATATGTTTTCTACTGTTGTTCCGACAGATGTCTTTTGGAAAGGCAGTATAGCAGCACCTCATTTCTTTATAATTGTGTTATGTTTTATTACAGTGTACTATAGTCCGGCTCAAGGGATTTACTACGGACTATTATTTGGTTTCTTATTTGATACCGTATACACAGAACTTGTCGGTATATATATATTTGCTTATCCGATTTTAGCTTATTTAGTTTATAGTGTGATGAAGGTATTACAATTGAATTTATTTATTGTTGCTTCTATCGTACTGGCTGGCATTGCAGCATTAGAGTATTATGTGTATGGATTTTTAACTTTGTTAGGACGTACTCACATGTCAGCATCTGTCTTTTTCACAGATCGTCTCCTTGCTACTTTATTGCTAAATGGAATTTTCTTATTAATAGTTTGTTTCCCACTGAGACGATATTTAGTGCGTCTTTCAAAAGCGATGGAAGAAAAAGAAAAAAGGATTTTCTAA
- the mreC gene encoding rod shape-determining protein MreC, which translates to MPQFFLNKRLIVLLVSIILLVALIGISLKERNSLSWPEQFIKDTVGVVERVFQKPANYVAGFFENVEDVKRTYEENKKLKAKLDTTANLSIVVKNLEDENRKLRELSGKEQLPGDYTEVQATVVSRNPDKWYDLVGIDKGAQQGIKKDMAVVTPKGLVGRVKSVSQFTSSVELLSSMSRTNRVSAIVQGQENIFGLIEGYDKEKQLLLFTKISSDAKVEKDQIVVTSGLGDIFPKGLAIGKIVDVQPDPYGLTKTAYVKPSADLNDVEHIIVAKRDMPTAPLE; encoded by the coding sequence GTGCCACAGTTTTTCTTAAACAAAAGATTAATTGTTTTGTTAGTTAGTATTATTCTTCTCGTGGCATTGATTGGAATCTCATTGAAAGAACGGAACAGTTTATCATGGCCAGAGCAGTTTATAAAAGATACTGTCGGTGTTGTAGAACGTGTATTCCAAAAGCCAGCGAATTATGTTGCGGGATTCTTCGAAAACGTAGAAGATGTAAAGCGCACGTATGAAGAGAATAAAAAGCTGAAAGCAAAATTAGATACTACCGCAAATTTATCTATAGTAGTGAAAAATTTAGAGGATGAGAATAGAAAGCTACGAGAATTATCTGGTAAAGAACAGTTACCTGGTGATTATACGGAAGTGCAAGCTACAGTTGTTTCTCGTAATCCCGATAAATGGTACGATCTAGTTGGAATTGATAAAGGTGCACAGCAAGGGATCAAAAAAGATATGGCTGTTGTAACTCCGAAAGGTTTAGTTGGACGCGTAAAAAGTGTATCTCAGTTTACATCGTCAGTAGAGTTGTTAAGTTCGATGAGCCGAACAAACCGTGTTTCTGCTATTGTACAAGGACAAGAAAATATCTTTGGATTGATTGAAGGTTACGATAAAGAAAAACAATTACTTCTTTTCACAAAGATTAGCTCTGATGCAAAGGTAGAAAAAGATCAAATAGTTGTAACATCTGGACTTGGTGATATCTTCCCGAAAGGTCTTGCGATTGGGAAAATTGTTGATGTTCAGCCAGATCCGTACGGTTTAACAAAAACAGCTTATGTAAAACCATCCGCTGATTTAAATGATGTAGAGCATATTATAGTTGCAAAACGTGATATGCCTACAGCGCCGTTAGAATAG
- the mreB gene encoding cell shape-determining protein MreB has product MFGFGGFTRDLGIDLGTANTLVYVKGKGVVLREPSVVALQTDTKQIVAVGSDAKQMIGRTPGNVVALRPMKDGVIADYETTATMMKYYIQQAQKSNGFFSRKPYVMVCVPSGITAVERRAVIDATRQAGARDAYPIEEPFAAAIGANLPVWEPTGSMVVDIGGGTTEVAIISLGGIVTSQSVRVAGDDMDDSIIQYIKKSYNLMIGERTAEALKLEIGSAGEPEGIEPMEIRGRDLVSGLPKTVLIQPEEIADALKDTVDAIVESVKNTLEKTPPELAADIMDRGIVLTGGGALLRNLDKVISEETNMPVLVAEDPLDCVAIGTGKALDNIDLFKTAAR; this is encoded by the coding sequence ATGTTTGGATTTGGTGGATTTACTCGCGATCTTGGAATAGACTTAGGAACAGCGAACACGCTTGTATATGTGAAAGGAAAAGGTGTAGTTTTACGTGAACCTTCAGTAGTAGCATTACAAACTGATACGAAACAAATCGTTGCGGTAGGTAGCGATGCAAAACAAATGATTGGTCGTACACCAGGTAACGTAGTGGCACTTCGCCCTATGAAAGATGGTGTAATTGCTGATTACGAAACAACAGCAACAATGATGAAATACTACATTCAACAAGCTCAAAAATCAAATGGATTCTTCTCACGTAAACCATACGTAATGGTATGTGTACCATCTGGTATTACAGCTGTAGAAAGACGTGCAGTAATCGATGCGACTCGTCAAGCTGGTGCTCGTGATGCTTATCCAATCGAAGAGCCATTTGCAGCAGCAATTGGCGCAAACTTACCTGTTTGGGAGCCGACTGGTAGTATGGTTGTTGATATCGGTGGTGGTACAACAGAAGTTGCAATTATTTCTTTAGGTGGTATTGTAACAAGTCAATCAGTTCGTGTTGCTGGTGATGATATGGATGATTCAATCATTCAGTACATTAAGAAAAGCTATAACTTAATGATCGGTGAAAGAACAGCTGAAGCATTAAAATTAGAAATCGGTTCTGCAGGCGAGCCAGAAGGTATCGAGCCTATGGAAATTCGCGGTCGTGATTTAGTAAGTGGTTTACCAAAAACAGTACTAATTCAACCAGAAGAAATTGCAGATGCATTAAAAGATACAGTAGATGCGATTGTAGAATCAGTTAAAAATACGTTAGAGAAAACTCCACCTGAATTAGCGGCAGATATTATGGACCGTGGTATCGTATTAACAGGTGGTGGGGCATTATTACGTAACTTAGATAAAGTTATTAGTGAAGAAACAAATATGCCAGTTCTTGTTGCAGAAGACCCATTAGATTGCGTAGCAATTGGAACGGGTAAAGCATTAGACAATATCGATCTTTTCAAAACTGCTGCTCGATAA
- the radC gene encoding DNA repair protein RadC, giving the protein MNGIRDVVREEQPRERLLLEGAGSLSNRELLAVLLRTGSKEETVLTLSDNILHHFDGLRMLKDATLEEMMSIHGVGIAKASQLMAAFELGRRMVRLEYQNRYSIRSPEDCASYMMEEMRFLQQEHFVCLYLNTKNQVIHRQTIFIGSLNTSIVHPREVFKEAFRRAAASIICLHNHPSGDPAPSREDIEVTKRLVECGRIIGIEVLDHIIIGDHKFVSLKEKGHI; this is encoded by the coding sequence ATGAACGGTATTCGTGATGTTGTGAGAGAAGAACAGCCACGGGAGCGTTTATTGTTAGAAGGAGCAGGAAGTTTATCGAATCGAGAACTTCTTGCAGTTTTACTCAGAACGGGTTCTAAAGAAGAAACGGTGTTAACGTTATCGGATAATATTCTACATCATTTTGACGGCTTACGAATGTTAAAGGATGCAACGTTAGAAGAGATGATGAGCATTCATGGTGTTGGAATTGCAAAGGCGTCGCAGCTTATGGCTGCTTTTGAATTGGGTAGAAGAATGGTACGTTTAGAATATCAAAATAGATACAGTATTCGAAGTCCAGAAGATTGTGCGAGTTATATGATGGAAGAGATGCGTTTTTTGCAACAGGAGCATTTTGTTTGTTTATATTTGAATACGAAAAATCAAGTTATACATAGGCAAACGATTTTTATTGGAAGTTTAAATACGTCGATTGTGCACCCAAGGGAAGTTTTTAAAGAAGCGTTCCGTCGGGCAGCAGCCTCTATTATATGTCTTCATAACCATCCCTCAGGAGATCCGGCGCCGAGCCGTGAAGATATTGAAGTTACAAAACGATTAGTAGAATGTGGTCGAATTATCGGAATTGAAGTACTTGATCATATCATAATAGGTGACCATAAATTCGTGAGTTTAAAGGAGAAAGGTCATATTTAA
- a CDS encoding nucleoside triphosphate pyrophosphatase encodes MRKIILASGSPRRKELLELADVPFEIVISEVEETIGAYSSPSDIVMSLALQKASAVAENHSDHVVLGADTIVTYDSRILGKPSNELEAKEMLQLLSGKTHEVYTGVAIISKEKTATFYERTEVTFWELTEEEIDVYVATKEPLDKAGSYGIQGKGSIFVQHIQGDYYSVVGLPIARLVRELKQFDSDVTHA; translated from the coding sequence ATGAGGAAAATTATTTTAGCTTCAGGATCACCTAGGAGGAAGGAACTGCTTGAATTAGCTGATGTGCCATTTGAAATCGTTATTAGTGAAGTAGAAGAGACGATTGGTGCATATTCATCACCTTCTGATATTGTTATGTCGCTTGCTTTGCAAAAAGCATCTGCTGTGGCAGAAAATCATAGTGATCACGTTGTACTAGGTGCAGATACAATTGTTACATATGATTCGCGTATTCTTGGAAAGCCGTCTAATGAGCTTGAGGCGAAAGAAATGCTACAATTATTATCAGGGAAAACACACGAAGTATACACAGGTGTTGCAATTATATCGAAAGAAAAAACGGCAACTTTTTATGAACGTACAGAAGTAACATTTTGGGAATTAACAGAAGAGGAAATAGACGTATACGTTGCAACGAAGGAACCACTTGATAAAGCAGGAAGCTATGGAATTCAAGGTAAAGGGTCTATTTTTGTTCAACATATTCAAGGGGACTACTACAGTGTAGTTGGCTTACCAATTGCGCGTCTTGTCCGTGAATTAAAACAGTTTGATAGCGATGTAACCCATGCGTAA
- a CDS encoding stage II sporulation protein B gives MDKQSRTISVKVNGTEAKYEEKKKDEFDWMVAESERPKNVVPFQKAKSVSMEKYRKKWSNTLIAIVATAIIIGTAFGMGMLHLLKGQGTTGESEVTALKQTGNEEPKVGGTAEQTVAPKEEKPKAQVGTSLDPMKLFFVQGGLYSSEEKGQAAIEEWKSNGGVATLKPSGDKYALVVAITSDEQAVNQLIDQYKQDGVSVLKKNWDITDKALLKTDKEVGGFLAKVQPLYTHLVKYVSSVQTSGKSNPKDVEAIQKEWKAIEQEGKSMKREDAKKLYTYTSVAVQTIKEGKSDKESVAKLNQVIIDGLLSYEKMVSQKVKE, from the coding sequence ATGGACAAGCAATCACGAACAATCTCGGTGAAAGTAAATGGAACAGAAGCGAAGTATGAGGAAAAAAAGAAGGATGAGTTTGACTGGATGGTAGCAGAAAGTGAGAGACCGAAAAATGTCGTTCCGTTTCAAAAAGCGAAATCAGTATCTATGGAAAAATATCGAAAGAAGTGGAGTAATACATTAATTGCAATCGTTGCAACTGCAATTATTATTGGTACGGCGTTTGGAATGGGAATGCTGCATCTACTTAAAGGACAAGGGACGACAGGGGAAAGCGAAGTAACAGCTTTGAAGCAGACGGGGAATGAAGAACCAAAGGTGGGAGGAACGGCAGAACAAACAGTAGCACCAAAAGAGGAAAAACCAAAAGCACAGGTAGGAACGTCATTAGACCCGATGAAACTATTTTTCGTTCAAGGAGGGCTTTATTCCTCGGAGGAAAAAGGACAGGCTGCTATTGAAGAGTGGAAAAGTAATGGGGGCGTGGCTACTTTGAAACCGAGTGGCGATAAGTATGCTTTAGTTGTTGCTATTACGAGCGATGAACAGGCTGTTAATCAATTAATAGATCAGTATAAGCAAGATGGTGTTTCAGTTTTGAAAAAAAATTGGGATATTACAGATAAAGCATTGCTCAAAACGGATAAAGAAGTGGGAGGGTTTTTAGCGAAAGTGCAGCCATTATATACTCATTTAGTAAAATATGTGTCCAGCGTACAAACTAGTGGAAAAAGTAATCCCAAAGATGTAGAAGCGATTCAAAAAGAGTGGAAAGCTATTGAACAGGAAGGCAAGAGTATGAAGCGTGAAGATGCGAAGAAGCTTTATACGTATACGTCAGTAGCGGTGCAAACGATTAAGGAAGGAAAGAGCGATAAGGAATCTGTAGCTAAATTAAATCAAGTTATTATTGATGGATTACTTTCGTACGAAAAAATGGTTTCACAAAAAGTAAAAGAATAA
- a CDS encoding folylpolyglutamate synthase/dihydrofolate synthase family protein, with translation MIHTYEEAISWIHSRLKFGIKPGLERMQWMLEELGNPERHIKCVHLAGTNGKGSTLTYMRYMLEGAKYKVGTFTSPYIETFNERISVNGIPIADEEIAELVNMVKPVVEKLDETDLGEATEFEIITVMAICYFGKINFCDVVLFETGLGGRFDSTNVIHPVLTIITNIGHDHMHILGNTLGEIAYEKAGIIKSGVPVITGVKNEEALQVIQKVAKENHASLYELGKQFTTLHKHSNEDGEHFDFACPFASFENVQISMKGIHQVGNAALALMAVMYLKTYLSFLINEEEMKAGLQEAYWIGRFEKLQSNPDIIIDGAHNPEGIESLVTTVEAHYKKKNVIILFTALGDKQLHNMVGQLEKVADEIIFTTFAFDRAISADKLASYSQQESKLVFEDWKEAIDTKVEMIGEHDVFIITGSLYFISEVRKYIREKN, from the coding sequence GTGATACATACATACGAAGAAGCGATAAGCTGGATTCATAGCCGATTGAAATTTGGGATAAAACCAGGACTAGAAAGAATGCAATGGATGTTGGAAGAACTCGGAAATCCAGAGCGTCATATAAAATGTGTTCATCTTGCCGGTACAAATGGAAAAGGTTCAACTTTAACATATATGCGCTACATGTTAGAAGGCGCGAAATATAAAGTAGGAACGTTTACATCGCCTTATATAGAAACATTCAATGAACGTATTAGTGTAAACGGGATACCGATTGCAGATGAAGAGATTGCGGAACTTGTAAATATGGTAAAGCCAGTCGTTGAAAAATTAGATGAGACGGACTTAGGAGAAGCGACTGAGTTTGAAATCATTACAGTAATGGCAATTTGTTATTTCGGTAAAATTAATTTCTGTGATGTTGTTTTATTTGAAACGGGGCTTGGGGGAAGATTTGATTCTACAAATGTTATTCATCCGGTTCTCACGATTATTACGAACATCGGTCACGATCATATGCATATTTTAGGCAATACACTAGGAGAAATTGCATATGAAAAGGCAGGAATTATTAAGTCTGGTGTTCCAGTTATTACTGGTGTGAAAAATGAAGAAGCATTACAAGTAATTCAAAAGGTTGCTAAGGAAAATCATGCAAGCTTATATGAACTTGGAAAACAGTTTACAACGTTACATAAACATTCTAATGAAGATGGGGAACATTTTGATTTTGCATGTCCATTCGCCTCGTTTGAAAATGTTCAGATTTCAATGAAAGGTATTCATCAAGTAGGCAATGCAGCGCTAGCACTTATGGCAGTAATGTATTTAAAAACATATTTATCATTTTTAATTAATGAAGAGGAAATGAAAGCTGGTTTACAAGAAGCCTACTGGATTGGTCGATTTGAAAAGTTACAAAGCAATCCAGATATTATAATAGATGGTGCTCATAATCCAGAAGGTATTGAAAGTCTTGTAACAACAGTAGAGGCACATTATAAAAAGAAGAATGTAATAATTTTATTTACTGCTCTTGGTGACAAACAGTTACATAACATGGTAGGGCAATTAGAAAAAGTTGCTGATGAAATAATATTTACGACGTTTGCCTTTGATCGTGCCATTTCTGCTGACAAGCTTGCATCGTATTCACAACAAGAGTCAAAATTAGTTTTTGAAGATTGGAAAGAGGCAATTGATACAAAGGTTGAAATGATAGGAGAACATGATGTCTTTATTATAACGGGTTCTTTGTATTTCATTTCCGAAGTTAGAAAATATATTCGCGAGAAAAACTAG
- a CDS encoding valine--tRNA ligase produces MSNTENNLPTKYDHMSVEEGLYKWWLEGKYFEATGDEKKQPYTIVIPPPNVTGKLHLGHAWDTTLQDILTRTKRMQGYDVLWLPGMDHAGIATQAKVEGKLREEGISRYDLGREKFLEKAWEWKEEYASHIRQQWGKVGLGLDYSRERFTLDEGLSDAVNKVFVQLYEKGLIYRGEYIINWDPATRTALSDIEVIHKEVQGAFYHMNYPLTDGSGHIRLATTRPETMLGDTAVAVHPEDDRYKHLIGKTVTLPIVGREIPIIADEYVEKDFGTGVVKITPAHDPNDFEVGNRHDLPRILVMNEDGSMNEKAGKYNGMDRFECRKALVKDLQEAGVLVEIEPHMHSVGHSERSGAVVEPYLSTQWFVKMAPLAEKAVALQQKEEEKVTFVPERFENTYLRWMENIHDWCISRQLWWGHRIPAWYHKETGEVYVGTEAPADIENWNQDNDVLDTWFSSALWPFSTLGWPNEDAADFKKFYSTDALVTGYDIIFFWVSRMIFQGLEFTGERPFKDVLIHGLVRDEQGRKMSKSLGNGIDPMDVIEKYGADAMRYFLSTGSAPGQDLRFSMEKVESTWNFINKIWNASRFVLMNMDDMKYEEIDLTGEKSVADKWILTRLNETIESVTRNMDKYEFGEAGRSLYNFIWDDFCDWYIEMAKLPLYGEDEAAKKTTRSILAYVLDQTMRLLHPFMPFVTEKIWQHLPHEGESITVAAWPTVREDLQDKEAAAEMHLLVDIIRSVRNIRAEVNTPMSKKVQMQIKAKDEAVLAQLTKNSSYIERFCNPSELTIKIDLQAPEKAMTAIVSGAELFLPLADLINLDEEKARLEKELEKFDKEVERVQKKLSNQGFVAKAPAEVIDGERAKEQDYLEKREAVRQRLADLEK; encoded by the coding sequence ATGTCAAACACGGAAAATAATTTACCAACTAAATATGATCATATGTCCGTTGAAGAAGGCCTTTATAAGTGGTGGCTTGAAGGCAAATATTTCGAAGCAACAGGAGACGAGAAGAAACAACCGTATACAATTGTAATTCCACCTCCGAACGTAACTGGTAAGTTACACTTAGGTCATGCTTGGGATACAACTCTTCAAGATATTTTAACTCGTACGAAGCGTATGCAAGGATACGATGTATTATGGCTTCCAGGAATGGACCATGCTGGTATCGCAACACAAGCGAAAGTAGAAGGGAAGCTTCGTGAAGAAGGTATTTCACGTTACGATCTTGGCCGTGAGAAATTCCTTGAAAAAGCTTGGGAGTGGAAAGAAGAGTACGCTTCTCACATTCGTCAACAATGGGGAAAAGTTGGTTTAGGACTAGACTATTCTCGTGAACGTTTCACATTAGACGAAGGTTTATCTGATGCAGTTAATAAAGTATTCGTTCAATTATACGAAAAAGGCTTAATTTACCGCGGTGAGTATATCATCAACTGGGACCCAGCAACACGCACGGCTCTTTCTGATATTGAAGTAATTCATAAAGAAGTTCAAGGTGCATTCTACCATATGAACTATCCGTTAACAGACGGTTCAGGTCACATTCGCCTTGCTACTACTCGTCCAGAAACGATGCTTGGTGATACAGCGGTAGCGGTTCATCCAGAAGATGATCGTTACAAACATTTAATCGGAAAAACAGTTACACTTCCAATCGTAGGCCGTGAGATTCCGATTATTGCTGATGAGTACGTAGAAAAAGACTTCGGAACAGGTGTTGTAAAAATTACACCAGCTCATGACCCGAATGACTTTGAAGTAGGTAACCGTCATGACTTACCACGCATTTTAGTAATGAATGAAGATGGATCGATGAACGAAAAAGCTGGTAAGTATAACGGTATGGATCGTTTCGAATGCCGTAAAGCGTTAGTGAAAGACTTACAAGAGGCTGGCGTATTAGTAGAAATCGAGCCTCATATGCATTCAGTGGGTCATAGTGAGCGTAGCGGTGCAGTAGTTGAGCCTTACTTATCAACACAATGGTTCGTAAAAATGGCTCCACTTGCAGAAAAAGCAGTAGCACTTCAACAAAAAGAAGAAGAAAAAGTAACGTTCGTACCAGAGCGTTTTGAAAACACATACTTACGCTGGATGGAAAACATTCATGACTGGTGTATTTCTCGTCAATTATGGTGGGGACACCGCATCCCAGCTTGGTATCATAAAGAAACTGGTGAAGTATACGTAGGTACAGAAGCACCAGCAGATATTGAAAACTGGAATCAAGATAATGACGTACTTGATACATGGTTCAGTTCAGCGTTATGGCCGTTCTCAACACTTGGCTGGCCGAATGAAGATGCAGCAGACTTTAAAAAGTTCTATTCAACAGATGCTTTAGTAACTGGTTATGACATCATCTTCTTCTGGGTATCTCGTATGATTTTCCAAGGTTTAGAGTTTACAGGAGAGCGTCCATTTAAAGATGTATTAATTCACGGTTTAGTTCGTGATGAGCAAGGGCGTAAAATGAGTAAATCTCTTGGTAACGGTATTGATCCGATGGATGTTATCGAGAAGTACGGTGCAGATGCAATGCGTTACTTCTTATCAACAGGAAGTGCACCAGGTCAAGATTTACGTTTCAGCATGGAAAAAGTAGAATCTACTTGGAACTTCATTAATAAAATTTGGAATGCATCACGTTTCGTATTAATGAACATGGATGACATGAAGTATGAAGAAATCGATTTAACTGGTGAAAAATCAGTTGCAGATAAGTGGATTTTAACTCGCTTAAACGAAACAATCGAAAGTGTAACACGTAACATGGATAAATATGAGTTCGGTGAAGCTGGTCGTTCATTATACAACTTCATTTGGGATGATTTCTGTGACTGGTACATTGAGATGGCGAAACTGCCACTATACGGTGAAGATGAAGCAGCTAAGAAAACAACTCGTTCTATTTTAGCTTACGTATTAGACCAAACGATGCGTCTATTACACCCATTCATGCCATTTGTAACAGAGAAAATTTGGCAGCATTTACCGCATGAAGGCGAGTCTATTACAGTAGCGGCATGGCCAACAGTTCGTGAAGATTTACAAGATAAAGAAGCGGCAGCAGAAATGCACCTTCTAGTTGATATCATTCGCTCTGTTCGTAACATCCGTGCGGAAGTAAATACACCAATGAGCAAAAAAGTTCAAATGCAAATTAAAGCAAAAGACGAGGCAGTACTAGCTCAGCTTACGAAAAACAGTTCTTACATTGAGCGTTTCTGTAACCCAAGTGAACTAACAATTAAGATTGATTTACAAGCGCCAGAAAAAGCGATGACTGCAATCGTATCAGGTGCAGAGTTATTCTTACCATTAGCTGATCTTATCAATCTTGATGAAGAGAAAGCACGTCTTGAAAAAGAACTTGAGAAGTTCGATAAAGAAGTAGAGCGTGTACAGAAGAAACTTTCAAACCAAGGATTCGTAGCGAAAGCTCCTGCAGAAGTTATTGACGGAGAGCGTGCGAAAGAGCAAGATTATCTAGAAAAACGCGAAGCGGTTCGTCAACGTCTAGCTGACCTTGAAAAATAA